The genomic DNA TTAGATTAATTAATTTTCAATGATAAGTCAAGTTATTTTTTAATTATTTTTATATTAATCAAAAATAATTAACCGCTATTCTTGTTCACAAGTCTTAATTCATGGCAGCTTACCCACCTAAAATTAAACTAATTAACTAGCTTAAATAAGGGCTTGAGAACCAGCTAACTATTTATGTTACTTTACAATTAACAGCTAGTATCCCCTAGGAGGTTCAACAATGAAATCAATCACACTATCTTTGATTCGTCACGGCGAGACTTACTTTAATATTTTTCATGAATTTCAAGGGTGGTCGGATACCCCGCTGACCCCGACAGGCGTAACGCAAATCCATCAATTGGCGCACCAATTACGTTCTTTACCGATTACCGCGGTCTACGCAAGCGACGTCACTCGTGCCCGCCAAACAGCCACCATCCTCTGTCATGACGCAACGTGGCCCATCACTACCATCCATTTTCGCTCGGCTCTACGTGAACATTTCTACGGCCGCTTTGAAGGTCAAAAAATGACTACTGTCTGGGAACCAATTGCTCAGGCCCACGGTTGCCAAACCTACGAAGACTTAGTCACTCAATACGGTGTCGATCAGACCCAAGACTGGTTAAGCGCTGCTGATCCCAGTCATTTAACAGAAACTAGCCAAGCGTTTTGGGCACGCTTTTTACCTGGCTTAGCGGCTATCATGGCTGAGCAACCCGACCAGGCCCACGTCTTACTAATCTCTCACAGTTCCATCATTCGCAGTCTGGTTGCCCGGTACGCTCCGTCACAACTCGATCCAATCACACCTGAAAATGGCAAACTAACGCAACTGACACTGAATCAAACCGTGGCGGGCAAACTCAGCATCCAGATTAAAACTTATAATCAGACTAGGCTGAATAACTGACCCTGGATTGTTCTGATTCGATTGAGCATATCAAATGCCCAGATCTGACTAAAAATAGTGGTGATCATCGATAACAGATGATCACCACTATTTTAATCGGTGTGTCCGGGTCGTTATCCCGGATGTCTCGGTGCAAAAATTAGGCCATTATGGTCGTTATTTTAGTTAAGCCTTTAGGAGTTTTTCAACTTCGCTCTTGAGCTTAGCTTCATCCATACTCATATAAGGCGCTACTTCGTCAGCCGTCTTGTCAGTATCATGACTATCCGCATCCATGAAATGATTCCAAATAGCATCCCGTACGGGTAACTTGGAATCACTCCAATCAAACACGTCCGTCATCTTTTCGTCTAACATACTGTTCATTTCAACTGCTGCAGCCATACTAAAACAACTTCCTTTCTAATTTTTGATACACCTTAATTATAGGTCATTATTTGAAAAGTGGTTAAATTCTGTTTGTACTACGTCCCGTTTGTTATGCATCCTTCGCGTAAATGGCCCGTAAGGCCGCAACATCCGCTGACGAGAGCGTCCATTTGCCTTGTGAGACCGGGTACATGACCGACTCAGTCGATGAACTGTGATCTAACCCCAAAGCATGACCAAGTTCATGAACCGCCACTGCCTTACTATAGGCCGCCGTGTATGAGCCATTGAGACTGGCCGTTGCATTGTTCCAATACTGAGTTCCACGCCAGCTAACTTGCTTCGTGATGTCAG from Lactiplantibacillus paraplantarum includes the following:
- a CDS encoding histidine phosphatase family protein; this encodes MKSITLSLIRHGETYFNIFHEFQGWSDTPLTPTGVTQIHQLAHQLRSLPITAVYASDVTRARQTATILCHDATWPITTIHFRSALREHFYGRFEGQKMTTVWEPIAQAHGCQTYEDLVTQYGVDQTQDWLSAADPSHLTETSQAFWARFLPGLAAIMAEQPDQAHVLLISHSSIIRSLVARYAPSQLDPITPENGKLTQLTLNQTVAGKLSIQIKTYNQTRLNN